CCATGGCCTTGTGCTGGGTGAAAACGGCGTTCTTTATGACAGCAAGAAGGGCGATAAGTTGCCTCACAACGTCAACCCGATGCCCCTGATGTCAGAAGAAGAACTGGCCAAGCGCGCAGAGCCGACCACAGCGGACGTCCTGCCAAATCACGTTGCCCGCTATTGGGACCTGATGGCACTGTCGGACAACCAATCTGCCAAGGTGATCGGGGCCGATGCAATTCTGCGCGACCGCCCCGGTTTCGAGGTCGATTTTCTGTCACGCAATTCCATCTCGGCCGATGTGCATACTCACGATCAGAATACAGTTCTGATGCCTGTGCGCGGACATTGGAAGGTCAGCTTAGAAGGCGCGGAGACTGCGTTGAATCCGGGTGACACATGTCTGATCAAAGCGGGCGAGGCGCATTCCATCACGCCGTCCATGACGGGCGAGGCAAGCCTTTACCGTATCCGCGCCACCGACGATCCTGCTGGCCTGACCGGCGCAGTTTAACACAAGGGAAAGGGCCCATTATGACCAAGGTAAAAACAACTCATGTGGGCTCTTTGCCACGCACGCAGGATGTGGTGGATTTCATTTTTGCCCGTGAGAATGAGAAACCATTTGATCAAGCCGAATTCGACACCTGTATGACGTCAGCGGTGTTAGAAACCGTGCGCAAGCAGGTCGAGGCAGGCATCGACATTGTGTCAGATGGTGAGACCTCCAAGATTTCTTACGCCACCTACGTGAAAGACCGCTACACCGGATTTGGTGGAGACAGTCCGCGCAACGCGCCAGCGGATCTGAAGATGTTCCCGGGATTTCTTGAGCGTTTGGCCGATGATGGCGGCACTCCTAAATATGCGCGCCCAATGTGCGTGGGTGAGGTGCGGTCCAAGGGTCAGGGCGAGCTAGAGAAGGACATCGCGAACCTCAAGGCGGCGATGGCTGACCATGGCGCAGAACGAGGTTTTATGAACGCGGCCAGCCCCGGTGTGATCTCGCTGTTCCTGCAAAATGATTACTACAAATCGCGCGAGGCCTATTTGGCCGCTTTGGCTGATGCAATGAAGGCGGAATACGAAACTATCGTGGCCGCAGGATTGGACCTCCAGCTGGATTGCCCGGATCTGGCCCTGTCACGCCACATGCTCTTCACCGACTTGTCTGATGACGAGTTCATCAAGGTCGCAAATATGCATGTGGAGGCTCTGAACCACGCTTTATCAGACGTGCCCGCCGATAAGGTCCGGGTGCACATCTGTTGGGGTAATTACGAAGGGCCGCA
The Aliiroseovarius pelagivivens DNA segment above includes these coding regions:
- a CDS encoding cupin domain-containing protein, which codes for MNNIENRIVRYGDLKPCKTAFIDAHTPGSDQKENFTIIGGGVSESPDQHVHIADQIGFNIGAAGQPPRCRNSLHDHNTAEVFFVLKGKWRFFWGRWGDAGEVTLEEGDIFNIPTGIFRGFENIGTDYGMIMAVLGGNDAGGGVHWAPQVIEDAADHGLVLGENGVLYDSKKGDKLPHNVNPMPLMSEEELAKRAEPTTADVLPNHVARYWDLMALSDNQSAKVIGADAILRDRPGFEVDFLSRNSISADVHTHDQNTVLMPVRGHWKVSLEGAETALNPGDTCLIKAGEAHSITPSMTGEASLYRIRATDDPAGLTGAV
- a CDS encoding cobalamin-independent methionine synthase II family protein is translated as MTKVKTTHVGSLPRTQDVVDFIFARENEKPFDQAEFDTCMTSAVLETVRKQVEAGIDIVSDGETSKISYATYVKDRYTGFGGDSPRNAPADLKMFPGFLERLADDGGTPKYARPMCVGEVRSKGQGELEKDIANLKAAMADHGAERGFMNAASPGVISLFLQNDYYKSREAYLAALADAMKAEYETIVAAGLDLQLDCPDLALSRHMLFTDLSDDEFIKVANMHVEALNHALSDVPADKVRVHICWGNYEGPHCCDIPMSKMFDTLMATKSRYVLFETSNPRHGHEWSTFRDRKADIPDDKVLVPGVVDTTTNFVEHPELVAQRIERFVDIVGADRVIAGSDCGFGTFAGFGAVDPDIAYAKLSALSEGAALVK